One Malaclemys terrapin pileata isolate rMalTer1 chromosome 9, rMalTer1.hap1, whole genome shotgun sequence DNA window includes the following coding sequences:
- the SLC2A2 gene encoding solute carrier family 2, facilitated glucose transporter member 2 encodes MEKTSKMQEEKHLTGTLVLSVFTAVLGFFQYGYSLGVINAPQRVIEAHYSRVLGIAPIDRSAINFTDTNGSVIFPDLEELDVGKSTLTLYWSLSVSIFAIGGMISSFTVGWVGDKLGRVKAMLAVNVLAIIGNLFMGLAKFGPSHILIIAGRAITGLYCGLSSGLVPMYVGEISPTALRGALGTLHQLAIVTGILISQVLGLDFLLGNDDMWPLLLGLSGAAAVLQFFLLLLCPESPRYLYIKLGKVEEAKKSLKRLRGDCDPTKEIAEMEKEKQEADSEKKVSIRKLFSSSSYRQPVIVALMVQISQQFSGINAIFYYSTNIFVRAGVDQPVYATIGVGVVNTVFTVISVFLVEKTGRRSLFIAGLIGMLASAVAMTVGLVLLSTFAWMSYVSMVAIFLFVIFFEVGPGPIPWFIVAELFSQGPRPAAIAIAGFCNWTCNFIIGMCFQYIADLCGPYVFMIFAVLLLSFVLFAYFKVPETKGKSFEEISAEFRRKRRSAVKGPKAATELEDLQGSEEA; translated from the exons ATGGAGAAGACTAGTAAAATGCAAGAAGAAAAG CACCTCACAGGAACCTTGGTTCTCTCTGTCTTCACCGCAGTGCTGGGCTTCTTCCAGTATGGATACAGCCTTGGTGTCATCAATGCTCCTCAAAGG GTAATAGAGGCCCATTACAGCCGTGTGCTGGGCATTGCCCCTATTGACAGAAGTGCCATCAATTTCACAGACACGAATGGAAGCGTGATCTTCCCAGATCTAGAAGAATTGGATGTAGGCAAAAGTACACTCACTCTGTACTGGTCCCTGTCTGTGTCCATTTTTGCCATTGGTGGAATGATTTCCTCTTTCACTGTTGGATGGGTTGGAGACAAGCTAGGCAG AGTGAAAGCCATGCTGGCCGTGAACGTTCTTGCTATCATTGGAAATCTCTTCATGGGgctggcaaaatttggcccatctCACATCCTTATTATAGCTGGGAGAGCAATCACAGGACTGTACTGTG GGCTATCGTCAGGACTTGTTCCAATGTATGTTGGTGAGATATCACCTACAGCCCTTCGAGGAGCCCTGGGAACGTTGCACCAACTTGCTATAGTCACGGGTATTCTCATCAGCCAG GTCCTTGGACTAGACTTTCTGCTCGGCAATGACGACATGTGGCCTCTGCTTCTTGGTCTatctggtgctgctgctgttcttcaGTTTTTCCTGCTCTTATTGTGTCCAGAAAGCCCTCGGTATCTTTACATTAAACTAGGAAAGGTGGAGGAAGCTAAAAAAA GCTTGAAAAGGCTCAGAGGAGACTGTGACCCCACGAAAGAGATTGCCGAGATGGAAAAGGAGAAACAAGAAGCTGACAGTGAAAAGAAAGTCTCCATCAGGAAGCTTTTCAGCTCTTCCAGTTACAGGCAGCCAGTCATTGTGGCACTGATGGTTCAAATATCTCAGCAGTTTTCAGGAATCAATGCA ATCTTTTACTACTCTACAAACATTTTTGTAAGAGCGGGAGTTGATCAACCCGTTTACGCAACCATTGGTGTTGGTGTCGTGAACACTGTCTTCACCGTTATCTCC GTCTTCCTTGTGGAGAAAACAGGGAGACGGTCCCTGTTTATTGCTGGTTTGATTGGTATGCTAGCAAGTGCCGTAGCCATGACAGTTGGACTTGTGCTCCTG AGCACTTTTGCTTGGATGAGCTACGTGAGCATGGTCGCAATTTTTCTCTTCGTAATTTTCTTTGAAGTCGGGCCTGGACCAATCCCCTGGTTTATTGTTGCTGAACTGTTCAGTCAAGGGCCCCGCCCTGCCGCCATCGCCATAGCTGGATTCTGCAACTGGACCTGCAACTTCATCATTGGAATGTGTTTCCAGTATATTGCA GATCTGTGTGGCCCTTATGTGTTCATGATCTTCGCCGTTCTGCTCTTAAGCTTCGTTTTATTTGCATACTTTAAAGTACCAGAAACAAAAGGAAAGTCTTTTGAAGAGATTTCAGCTGAGTTCCGCCGCAAGAGGCGCTCAGCCGTAAAAGGACCCAAAGCTGCTACTGAACTGGAGGATTTGCAAGGCAGCGAGGAGGCATAA